GCAGCACGCCAGCAAGACCCGGCGCGACGAGGTGTACCGCAAGTACACCGAGGAGGTGCACCGCCTCTCCCGCGAGGGCGGCGCGCTGCGCGGGTTGTTCAAGTTCCGCAAGGAAGGCCGCGCCCCGGTGCCGATCGACGAGGTCGAGTCGGTCGAGTCGATCTGCAAGCGGTTCAACACCGGCGCGATGTCCTACGGTTCGATCTCGGCCGAGGCGCACCAGACGCTGGCGATCGCGATGAACCGCATCGGCGGCCGGTCCAACACCGGTGAGGGCGGCGAGGACCCGGAGCGACTCTACGACCCCGAGCGGCGCAGCGCGATCAAGCAGGTCGCCAGCGGCCGGTTCGGCGTGACGAGCGAGTACCTGGTCAACGCCGACGACATCCAGATCAAGATGGCGCAGGGCGCCAAGCCCGGCGAGGGCGGCCAGCTGCCGCCGAACAAGGTGTACCCGTGGATCGCGCGCACCCGGCACTCGACGCCGGGCGTCGGCCTCATCTCGCCCCCGCCGCATCACGACATCTACTCGATCGAGGACCTGGCGCAGCTGATCCACGACCTGAAGAACGCCAACGAGCAGGCCCGCATCCACGTGAAGCTGGTCAGCTCGCTCGGCGTCGGCACGGTCGCGGCCGGCGTGTCGAAGGCGCACGCGGACGTCGTGCTGATCTCCGGCCACGACGGCGGCACCGGCGCCTCGCCGCTGAACTCGCTCAAGCACGCGGGCACGCCGTGGGAGATCGGCCTGGCCGAGACCCAGCAGACCCTGATGCTGAACGGGCTGCGCGACCGCATCACGGTGCAGGTCGACGGCGCGATGAAGACCGGCCGCGACGTCGTCGTCGCCGCGCTGCTCGGCGCCGAGGAGTACGGCTTCGCGACCGCGCCGCTGATCGTGGCCGGCTGCATCATGATGCGCGTCTGCCACCTCGACACCTGCCCCGTCGGTGTCGCCACCCAGAGCCCGGAGCTGCGCAAGCGCTACACCGGGCAGGCCGAGCACGTGGTGAACTACTTCCGGTTCGTCGCGCAGGAGGTCCGGGAACTGCTGGCGGAGCTGGGTTTCCGCACCCTGGACGAGGCGATCGGCCGCGCCGACGTGCTGGACACCGACGACGCCGTCGACCACTGGAAGGCTAGCGGCCTGGACCTCTCGCCGATCTTCGAGATGCCGACCGACACCCCGTACGGCGGCGCCCGGCGCAAGATCCGCGAGCAGGACCACGGCCTCGAGCACGCCCTTGACCGCACGCTCATCCAGTTGTCCGAGGCGGCGCTGGAGGACGCGCACCCGGTCCGGCTGGAACTGCCGGTGCGCAACGTCAACCGCACCGTGGGCACGCTGCTGGGCTCGGAGATCACCCGCCGCTACGGCGGGGAGGGCCTGCCCGACGGCACGATCCACATCCGGCTCACCGGGTCGGCGGGGCAGTCGCTGGGCGCGTTCCTGCCGCGCGGCGTCACGCTGGAGATGGTGGGCGACGCCAACGACTACGTCGGCAAGGGCCTCTCCGGCGGCCGCATCATCGTGCGGCCGCACCCGGACGCGACGTTCGCCGCCGAACGTCAGGTCATCGCCGGCAACACGCTGGCCTACGGCGCCACCGCGGGGGAGATGTTCCTGCGCGGGCACGTGGGCGAGCGGTTCTGCGTACGCAACTCGGGCGCCACCGTCGTCGCCGAGGGCGTGGGCGACCACGCCTTCGAATACATGACCGGTGGCCGTGCCGTGGTGCTCGGTCCGACCGGCCGCAACCTCGCCGCGGGCATGTCCGGCGGTATCGGCTACGTCCTCGACCTCGACGAGGGCAGCGTCAACCGCGAGATGGTCGAGCTGCTCCCGCTCGAGCCGGAGGATCTGAACTGGTTGAAGGACATCGTGACCCGTCACCACGAACTCACCCGCTCGGCGGTCGCCGCGTCGCTGCTCGGCGACTGGCCGCGCCGGTCGGCGAGCTTCACGAAGGTCATGCCGCGCGACTACAGGCGCGTGCTGGAGGCGACCAAGGCCGCGAAGGCCGCGGGCCGCGACGTCGACGAGGCGATCATGGAGGTGGCGTCTCGTGGCTGACCCCAAGGGCTTCCTGAAGTACGAGCGGGTCGAGCCGCCCAAGCGCCCCAAGGAGCACCGCGCCGAGGACTGGCGCGAGGTCTACGTCGACCTCGAACCGGCCGAGCGCGACCAGCAGGTGCGTACCCAGGCCACCCGCTGCATGGACTGCGGCATCCCGTTCTGCCACTCGGCCGGTTCCGGATGCCCGCTGGGCAACCTGATCCCGGAGTGGAACGACCTGGTGCGCCGCGGTGACTGGACCGCGGCCAGCGACCGGCTGCACGCCACCAACAACTTCCCGGAGTTCACCGGGAAGCTGTGCCCGGCGCCGTGCGAGGCGGGCTGCACGCTGTCCATCTCGCCGCTGTCCGGCGGGCCGGTCGCGATCAAGCGCGTCGAGGCGACGATCGCGGAGAAGTCGTGGGAGCTGGGCCTGGCCCAGCCGCAGATCGCCGAGGTGGCCAGCGGTCAGCGCGTCGCCGTGGTCGGGTCCGGCCCGGCCGGGCTCGCCGCCGCCCAGCAGCTCACCCGCGCCGGGCACGACGTGACGGTCTTCGAGCGGGACGACCGGCTCGGCGGGCTGCTCCGCTACGGCATCCCCGAGTTCAAGATGGAGAAGAAGCACCTCGACAAGCGCCTGGCTCAGCTCAAGAAGGAGGGCACGCAGTTCGTCACGGGCTGCGAGGTGGGCGTCGACATCACCGTCGAGGAGCTTCGGGCGCGCTACGACGCGGTCGTGCTCGCCGTCGGCGCGCTGCGCGGCCGCGACGACACCACCACGCCCGGCCGGGAGCTCAAGGGCATCCACCTGGCGATGGAGCACCTGGTGCCGGCCAACAAGCAGTGCGAGGGCGACGGCCCGTCGCCGATCCACGCGCACGGCAAGCACGTGGTGATCATCGGCGGCGGTGACACCGGCGCCGACTCCTACGGCACCGCGATCCGCCAGGGCGCGGCCTCGGTGGTCCAGCTGGACCAGTACCCGATGCCGCCGACGACCCGCGACGACGAGCGGTCGCCGTGGCCGACGTGGCCGTACGTGCTGCGCACCTACCCGGCGCACGAGGAGGGCGGCGAGCGGAAGTTCGGCGTCGCCGTGCGGCGGTTCGTGGGCGACGAGAACGGGCACGTCCGCGCGATCGAGCTGCAGCAGGTCAAGGTCGTGAAGGACCCGGAGACCGGGCGCCGCGAGGTGCTGCCGGTGTCGGACGAGATCGAGGAGATCCCGGCCGACCTGGTGCTGTTCGCCATCGGATTCGAGGGCGTGGAGCACATGCGGCTGCTCGACGACCTGGGCATCCAGCTGACCCGGCGCGGCACCATCTCGTGCGGCCCGGACTGGCAGACCGAGGCCCCTGGCGTGTTCGTCTGCGGTGACGCCCACCGCGGCGCCTCGCTGGTCGTGTGGGCGATCGCGGAGGGCCGCTCGGTGGCCAACGCCGTCGACGCCTATCTGACCGGCGCGTCGGACCTGCCCGCCCCGGTGCACCCGACGGCTCTGCCGCTCGCTGTGGTGTAACTCTCCGGGTAACGCAACCAAATAACGCGCATCGGCCGTTCGGGCTCACCCTGGGCCCGAACGGCCGATTGTTCACCCCGTCGCGCCCGCCTAACTTTCGGTGACAACGGATCGACCGGCAGACGGGTGGCGTCATGAAGCGAACAGGTATCCGGGCACTGGTCCTCGCGGCGGTCGCCGCGGTCACCACGGCAGTGTTCAACGCGCCCGCCACGGCGGCGCCCGGCCCGGCGGTCCACGTCCACGGCGCCGGTGCCGCGGAGTACTGGACGCCGGAGAAGATGCGCTCGGCCAAGCCGCTCGACGGCCTGGTGACCGCCGCGCGGGACCTCAGCGCCGACGTCCGCGCCGCGGTGCCGCGCCTGCTCCCGTCGCGGACCTCGAAGGTCAGCACCGGCGACCCGTGGACCGGCGGCGGCGCGGTCACGCACACCGCGGGACGGGTGTTCTTCACCTTCAACGGTTCCCCGGCCTCCTGCAGCGGGGACGCGGTGACCAGCGCCAACCGCAGCGTCGTCATCACCGCCGGGCACTGCGTGAAGTACCAGGGCAGCTGGCACACCAACTGGGTCTTCGTGCCGGGCTACGACAACGGCAACGCCCCGTACGGCGAGTGGGCCGCCACCACGACCCTCACCACGCCGCAGTGGCAGGCGAGCGAGGACCTCAACTACGACGTCGGCGCCGCCGTCGTCGCCCCGCTCAACGGCCAGTACCTCACCGATGTCGTCGGTTCGCAGGGCGTCGCGTTCAACCAGCCGCGCGGCCAGGCGATGTACAGCTTCGGCTACCCGGCCGAGCCGCCGTACGACGGCAGCGAGCTGACCTACTGCGCCGGCCGGACCTTCAACGACACGTTCGGCAGCAACGACCTCGGAATGCGCTGCAACATGACCGGTGGCTCCAGCGGCGGCCCGTGGTTCCTCAGCTTCAACGAGGCGACCGGGACCGGCATCCAGAACTCGGTGAACAGCTTCGGCTACACGTTCCTGCCCGGCGTGATGTTCGGCCCGTACTTCGGCGCGGACGCCGAGGCGCTCTACAACGCGGCGGCCGCGCGCTAATCGGTTGCCGCGGGCCCGGCCGGTCGGATAAGAAGCCCGCATGCTGAAGGGCGAGAAGGTCGGGCTGCGGGCCCGGTACGACGAGGACATCCCGATCCTGCGGACCGAGCTCTACGACGACGTCGTCAACGGTTCCCGGGCCGAAAGCCGGCCGTGGCGGCCGATCTCGCCGAGCTCGAAGGACCAGCGGCTGCACGTCGACGACAGCGTGACGGACCACGTCCCGTTCTCGGTCGTCGAGCTGGCGGGCGCCACGCTGATCGGCACCGCGACGCTGTGGGGGATCGACACCCACCACCGGTCCGCGCACGTCGGGCTGGGGCTGCTGCCGTCCGCGCGCGGCAAGGGTTACGGCAGCGACGTGGTCGCGGTGCTGTGCCACTACGGCTTCGTGGTGCGCGGCCTGCAGCGGCTGCAGATCGAGACGCTGGCGGACAACTTCGCGATGCTGCGCGCGGCCGAGCGGAACGGCTTCGTGCGGGAGGGCGTGCTGCGCAAGTCGGCGTGGGTGATGGGCGAGTTCCTGGACGAGGTGCTGCTGGGACTCCTGGCCCACGAGTGGACGGCGCGCTAGGGCTTCCTGTCGATGGCCCGAGTCCGGACGCGGCGATCGACACCGGGGCGGGCCAGCTGCGGACGGCCGCGCACGACGGCGCCCACCCGGGACTCGCGCCAGGGAGCGTGGGACTCGCGGGCGGGACGGCGAGTTCGACACTCGGGCGCGCGAGTTCCACGTTCGGGGTGGCCCCCGCCACCTCGGGGCGGATCGTCCCAGCGCACCCCATATCCTGGGGTGGTGAACTGGACCGTGGACGTGCCCGTCGACACCCTTCCCGAGCTGCCGCCCCTGCCGCCGGAACTGCGTGCCCGGCTGGACGACGCCCTGTCCCGCCCCGCCGCCCAGCAGCCGGAGTGGCCCGACGCCGACGCGGTCGGCCGGGTCCGCCACCTGCTCGAGGCCGTGCCGCCCATCACCGTGCCCGCCGAGATCGACCGGCTCCAGGACCGCCTCGCCATGGTCGCCCGCGGCGAGGCCTTCCTGCTCCAGGGCGGCGACTGCGCCGAGACGTTCGAGTCCAACACCGAGCCGCACATCCGCGCCAACCTGCGCACGCTGCTGCAGATGGCCGTCGTCCTCACCTACGGCGCCAGCCTGCCCGTCGTGAAGGTCGGGCGCATCGCAGGCCAGTACGCCAAGCCGCGCTCCAACAGCACCGACGCGCTCGGCCTGCCCGTCTACCGCGGCGACATCGTCAACTCGCTCGTCGCCAAGCCCGAGCTGCGCGTCCCCGACCCGGGCCGCATGATCCGCGCCTACGCCAACTCCGGTGCGGCGATGAACCTGGTCCGCGCCCTCACCGGCGCCGGCATGGCCGACCTCGCCCAGGTGCACGACTGGAACAAGGACTTCGTGCGCACCTCGCCCGCCGGCGAGCGCTACGAGGCGCTGGCCGGTGAGATCGACCGCGGCCTGCGGTTCATGTCCGCCTGCGGCGTCAGCGACACCTCGCTGCACTCCACCGAGATCTTCGCCAGCCACGAGGCCCTGCTGCTCGACTACGAGCGCGCCATGCTGCGGATGGACAACGCCAACGCGGCCAACCCGAAGCTGTACAACCTCTCGTCGCACTTCCTCTGGATCGGCGAGCGCACCCGCCAGCTCGACGGCGCCCACATCGCCCTCGCCGAACTGCTGGCCAACCCCATCGGCGTCAAGATCGGCCCGACCACCACGCCCGAACAGGCCGTGGAGTACGTCGAACGCCTCGACCCGCGCAACCAGCCCGGCCGCGTCACCCTCATCTCCCGCATGGGCAACGGCAAGGTCCGCGACGTCCTGCCGGCCATCGTGGAAAAGGTCGAGGCCACCGGCCACAAGGTCATCTGGCAGTGCGACCCGATGCACGGCAACACGCACGAGTCGTCCAGCGGCTACAAGACCCGCCACTTCGACCGCATCATCGACGAGGTCCAGGGCTTCTTCGAGGTGCACCACAAGCTCGGCAGCTACCCCGGCGGCATCCACATCGAGCTCACCGGCGAGGACGTCACCGAGTGCCTCGGCGGGGCGCAGGAGATCTCCGACTCCGACCTCGCCGGGCGGTACGAGACGGCCTGTGATCCGCGGCTGAACACGCAGCAGTCGCTGGAGTTGGCGTTCCTGGTGGCTGAGATGTTGCGGGGCTAGTTCGGGGCGCTACGCGGGTTTCCACTGCGCCGGGCTTCGCTTCGCTACGCCCGGATCTTGGTGCCCTCCCGAACCCGATCTTTCAGTGTTCGGTTGCCGAGACACCGCGTCAAGGCGGGAAAGCGTGCCTTGACCCGGTGGCTCGGCAACCGATTTGGCTGGGGATCGGGTTGCGGGAGGGGGCTGGCTCGGGGCGGGGTTGTCTTGCGTTGCCGGCCGGCGGTTCTGGTGCTGCGTTTTCAAGAAGCGAAGTAGTCTTCGGCGGCTTCCCTCGGGCGCTGTAGCGGTGCGGGCAGCTCGAAGGTCGCCACCGTGCGCCACGGGCCGTGTTCGTCCTCGCCCGCCACCAGGTGCACGCGGTCGATCCAGGCCCGCACCGGGAGCGCCGCGGCCAGTTCCGCCGCCGCGCGCCGCCGGGTGTGGGCGTCGCCCGTGCGGTGGTCCACCACCGTCAGGTGGGGGACCGTGTCGGGGTGCTCGCCGCCGTAGGGCGGGTGCGCCGGGAATCGTTCGCACACCGCATGCGTCAGCGCCCGGAAGTGCTCGTCCGGCTCCGGCGCCAGCCACACCACCTCCGAGCCGAACCACCCGACCTGCGAAAACTCGCACTCGAACGCCTCGATGCCGACCAGCGCGGCCTCCAGATCGGCCACCGTCCCGGCGTCGATGTCCCGCGGCGCGACGAACGGGTACAGCACGGTCACGTGCGCCGGCACGGTCCGTCGATGCCGGGTGACCAGGTGGTCCGTCTCGGGGACGGGGACGACGATGGCACTCTTCGTGGCACGGCGAAGCCACTGCGCGTCGGGGACCGGCATGGCTTCATCATGACTGAAACCGCGCCGGATGTTTAGATCGACCGCTCGTACAGAGCAGCGGCCGACTTCAGCACGGCGTCCCGCAGCGAACCGGTGTCGGACACCGCGTCGCCGTTCATTTGCAGTCCGATGTGGACGTGGTCGGCGTACGTGGCCGCCGCGATGCCCACCGCGTGCCGCGGCGCCAGCGGCACGAACGGGTAGATCTCGCACAACTGCGCGCCGTCCAGGGTCAGGTCCAGCTTCGGCAGCGGCACGTTCGTGATCACGGTGTCGAACAGGGCCCCCGCGGCCTTCCCGGCCACCTTCGTCGCCAGCCGGTGCAGCCCCGGCGGCAACCGGTCGGCCAGCACCGGCAGCGCACCCGCCCCGCGCTGCGGCCCCGCCGCCTTGTTCCGGTTCATCGACCAGCGGATCTCCCGCAACCGCCGCACGGGATCGTCCAGGTGCACCGGCAGATCGCACAGGTAACCGGACAGCTGGTTGGCGCCCAAGCCGCCCTCACGCGCCCGCATGCTCACCGGGATCAGGGCCCGCAGCGTGCGCGCGTCTGGGCGCTGCCCGCGGTTGATCATCCACTCCCGCAGCGCGCCGGCCAGGACGGCGAGCACCACGTCGTTGGGCGTGCCGCCGTGCGTGCCGCGGATGGTGCGGATGTCGGCGAGCGGCAACCGGACGAACCCGAGCCGCCGGCTGGCCGAATCCGGCGCCCCCAACGGGGAGAACGGGTACGGCCGCGCGGCACGCAGGACCGCCGACGCGATCGCCGCGTTCTCCCCGGCCTGGCTGACCGCCTCCACGACCCCGTCCCGCAGCGCCGCCAGCGGCGAACGGGGATCGGCCGGCCGGTCGGCCGCCTCGATGAGCATGCGGGTGATCGGCAGCTCGTCCAGCAGCCCGGCGGCCACCGCGAACGCCCCCGCGCCGTCGGTGAACGCGTGGTGCAGCTTGAGCAGCAGCGCGAACCGGCCGTCCGCCAGGCCGGTCACCACGTGCAGGTCCCACAGCGGCCGGTCCATCGGCAGCGGCTGCTCCATCCACTCGGCCGCGTGCGTGGCGAGCGGATCGTCGGCGTAGAACCCGCTCAGCCGGTGCACGTGGATGTGCCGGCGCGGATCGAATTCCGGGTCCTCCACCCAGGTCGCTCCCCCCGGCGGGAACAACGACGAGCGGAACCGCTGGCGCAGGCGCGGGATACGTCTCGCGCGCCCGGCGAGCAAATCGGCCACCCGATGCGGGTCAACGGGTGCATCCGGTTGGAAGATCACCGCTGCCCCCATGTGCATGGGGGTCGATTCCCCTTCCAGGCAAAGGAAAGCCACGTCCAGCCCACTGAGCTGACGGCCAGCCATAGACGACCCCTCTACGGTCGGTGACATCGGGATTGCCTGCTACTTGAGCAAACGGACGTGACGAAACGGTAGTCCATTTGTTTCGGCAGCGCTAACGGCTCCCAATTCTCACTCGAATGGGGTACTGGTCCTTTGTGGACGTGAAATCGCGTCGATCTCCTTGTCGATCAAGGAAATACTTGCAATTTCACCTTTTTGCCGCGTTCGACGTGCTCGCCGGGCTGGGGATCCTGGCCGACGACGATGGAGAAGTTCCGCGTGCGGCCCTTGACCTCGGCCTGCAGGCCGGCGTCGGTGAGCAGCTGGATCGCGTCCTGCACCGGGCGTCCGAGCACGGACGGGACCTGGACCGCGGTGGAGGTGAACACGCCGACCCGCTTGTCGCCATGGCCGTCGATGGTGGTCCCTGCTGCCGGAGTGGTGCGGGTGACGCTGCCGCTCGGCACGTCCGCGGAGAACTCGGTGCCGGCATCGTAGGGCTCGAATCCGGCCTCCCTCAACCGCTGGAAGGCCTCATTCCGGCTCAACCCGACGACGCTGGGCACCGGCGACGGCGGCGGGCCCTGCGACAGGCCGATCCGCACCGGCGAGCCGATGGTGAGCTGCGTTCCGGGCTTCGGGTCGACCACGAGCACCTTCCCGGCGGGCACCGTACTGCTGTAGGTGTCGATGCTCTCGTCCCGCCGGGGCGTGAGCCCGGCCGCCTTGACGGCCGCCTCCGCCTGCGCCAGCTCGGTGCCCGGGCTGATGTCGGGCACCGTCGGCCGGCCCGAGGACAACACCAGGGTGACCGAGCTGCTCTTCTGCACCGACGTCCCGGCCTGCGGATCGCTGCCGATCGCCTTACCCGCCGCGACGGTGTCGCTGAACTGGCGGGTCACGGTCACCGACAGGCCGGCGTCGTGCAGCGTCTTCTCCGCCGTGGCCTGGTCCAGGCCGGCCACCGGCGGGATCGCGATCGAGTCGGCGGCGTCCTCGCCGACGCTGAACCACCACACCCCGGCGCCGACCAGCGCCACCACCAGCGTGGCGATGACCGCCCACAGCACGACCGGGCGGCGCTGGACGAACGTCTTCAGGTCCTCGCGCGGCGGCGCGGGCGCGGGCGGCGGCACGGGCGCGGCCTGCGGGCGGACCATCGCGCGGGTGCCGCGCGGGCCTGCGATCGGGTCCGTGGTCGCGACCGGCGAGAACGCGGGCACGGTCTTCTCCGGGTCCACCGACGGGGCGGGCGCGGCAGGCGGGGCGGGCACCTCCTTCGGCGGCAGCACCGGGATCGGCGCGGGCGCGATGCCCAGCGCCGCCCGCACGCGGCGCAACTCCTGCAGGAACGCGGCGGCGTCGGCCGGCCGCGCTTCCGGGTCGCGCCGCGTGGCGCGCAGCACCAGGTCGTCCAGCACCGCGGGCAGACCGGGTTCGACCGTGCTGGGCGCCGGGACGTCGTCGTTCACGTGCCGGTAGGCAACCGAGATGGCGGTGTCGCCGGTGTAGGGCACCTGGCCGGTGAGCATCTCGTAGAGCACGATGCCCGCCGAGTAGACGTCGCCGCGCTCGCCCGCCATGCCGGTCGTGACCTGCTCGGGCGCCAGGTAGGAGACGGTGCCCAGGATGATGCTCGAACTGGTGGTGCCCGCGCTCGCGACGGCCCGCACGAGGCCGAAGTCGGCGACTTTCACCACCCCGGTCGGCGGGTGGCCGGTGGCGCCGATCAGCACGTTCTCCGGCTTCACGTCGCGGTGCACCAGGCCGGCCTGGTGCGCGGCCGACAACGCGGCGAGCATCTGCTCGGCCACGCTCAGCGCCAGCGGCACGTCGAGCTTGCCCCGCTGGTCCAGCAGATCGCGCAGCGTTCCGCCGTCGACCAGCTCCATCACGAGGAACACGTGCGAGCGGTCGCCTGCCACGTCGACGCCCTGGTCGTGCACCGTGACCACGTTCGGGTGGTGCAGCTTCGCGGCCAGCCGTGCCTCGCGCTCGAAGCGCTCGACGAACGACCGGTCGTCGGCGAAGCGCGGGTCCATGATCTTGATGGCGACCGGACGGTCCAGCCTCGTGTCCGACCCCCGGTAGACGGCCGACATGCCGCCCCGCGCGAG
The window above is part of the Amycolatopsis thermoflava N1165 genome. Proteins encoded here:
- a CDS encoding class II 3-deoxy-7-phosphoheptulonate synthase; translation: MNWTVDVPVDTLPELPPLPPELRARLDDALSRPAAQQPEWPDADAVGRVRHLLEAVPPITVPAEIDRLQDRLAMVARGEAFLLQGGDCAETFESNTEPHIRANLRTLLQMAVVLTYGASLPVVKVGRIAGQYAKPRSNSTDALGLPVYRGDIVNSLVAKPELRVPDPGRMIRAYANSGAAMNLVRALTGAGMADLAQVHDWNKDFVRTSPAGERYEALAGEIDRGLRFMSACGVSDTSLHSTEIFASHEALLLDYERAMLRMDNANAANPKLYNLSSHFLWIGERTRQLDGAHIALAELLANPIGVKIGPTTTPEQAVEYVERLDPRNQPGRVTLISRMGNGKVRDVLPAIVEKVEATGHKVIWQCDPMHGNTHESSSGYKTRHFDRIIDEVQGFFEVHHKLGSYPGGIHIELTGEDVTECLGGAQEISDSDLAGRYETACDPRLNTQQSLELAFLVAEMLRG
- a CDS encoding glutamate synthase subunit beta, giving the protein MADPKGFLKYERVEPPKRPKEHRAEDWREVYVDLEPAERDQQVRTQATRCMDCGIPFCHSAGSGCPLGNLIPEWNDLVRRGDWTAASDRLHATNNFPEFTGKLCPAPCEAGCTLSISPLSGGPVAIKRVEATIAEKSWELGLAQPQIAEVASGQRVAVVGSGPAGLAAAQQLTRAGHDVTVFERDDRLGGLLRYGIPEFKMEKKHLDKRLAQLKKEGTQFVTGCEVGVDITVEELRARYDAVVLAVGALRGRDDTTTPGRELKGIHLAMEHLVPANKQCEGDGPSPIHAHGKHVVIIGGGDTGADSYGTAIRQGAASVVQLDQYPMPPTTRDDERSPWPTWPYVLRTYPAHEEGGERKFGVAVRRFVGDENGHVRAIELQQVKVVKDPETGRREVLPVSDEIEEIPADLVLFAIGFEGVEHMRLLDDLGIQLTRRGTISCGPDWQTEAPGVFVCGDAHRGASLVVWAIAEGRSVANAVDAYLTGASDLPAPVHPTALPLAVV
- a CDS encoding GNAT family N-acetyltransferase, with translation MLKGEKVGLRARYDEDIPILRTELYDDVVNGSRAESRPWRPISPSSKDQRLHVDDSVTDHVPFSVVELAGATLIGTATLWGIDTHHRSAHVGLGLLPSARGKGYGSDVVAVLCHYGFVVRGLQRLQIETLADNFAMLRAAERNGFVREGVLRKSAWVMGEFLDEVLLGLLAHEWTAR
- a CDS encoding trypsin-like serine peptidase, whose protein sequence is MKRTGIRALVLAAVAAVTTAVFNAPATAAPGPAVHVHGAGAAEYWTPEKMRSAKPLDGLVTAARDLSADVRAAVPRLLPSRTSKVSTGDPWTGGGAVTHTAGRVFFTFNGSPASCSGDAVTSANRSVVITAGHCVKYQGSWHTNWVFVPGYDNGNAPYGEWAATTTLTTPQWQASEDLNYDVGAAVVAPLNGQYLTDVVGSQGVAFNQPRGQAMYSFGYPAEPPYDGSELTYCAGRTFNDTFGSNDLGMRCNMTGGSSGGPWFLSFNEATGTGIQNSVNSFGYTFLPGVMFGPYFGADAEALYNAAAAR
- a CDS encoding wax ester/triacylglycerol synthase family O-acyltransferase — protein: MAGRQLSGLDVAFLCLEGESTPMHMGAAVIFQPDAPVDPHRVADLLAGRARRIPRLRQRFRSSLFPPGGATWVEDPEFDPRRHIHVHRLSGFYADDPLATHAAEWMEQPLPMDRPLWDLHVVTGLADGRFALLLKLHHAFTDGAGAFAVAAGLLDELPITRMLIEAADRPADPRSPLAALRDGVVEAVSQAGENAAIASAVLRAARPYPFSPLGAPDSASRRLGFVRLPLADIRTIRGTHGGTPNDVVLAVLAGALREWMINRGQRPDARTLRALIPVSMRAREGGLGANQLSGYLCDLPVHLDDPVRRLREIRWSMNRNKAAGPQRGAGALPVLADRLPPGLHRLATKVAGKAAGALFDTVITNVPLPKLDLTLDGAQLCEIYPFVPLAPRHAVGIAAATYADHVHIGLQMNGDAVSDTGSLRDAVLKSAAALYERSI
- the pknB gene encoding Stk1 family PASTA domain-containing Ser/Thr kinase, translated to MTSTETSLAGTLLERRYRVDGLLARGGMSAVYRGSDTRLDRPVAIKIMDPRFADDRSFVERFEREARLAAKLHHPNVVTVHDQGVDVAGDRSHVFLVMELVDGGTLRDLLDQRGKLDVPLALSVAEQMLAALSAAHQAGLVHRDVKPENVLIGATGHPPTGVVKVADFGLVRAVASAGTTSSSIILGTVSYLAPEQVTTGMAGERGDVYSAGIVLYEMLTGQVPYTGDTAISVAYRHVNDDVPAPSTVEPGLPAVLDDLVLRATRRDPEARPADAAAFLQELRRVRAALGIAPAPIPVLPPKEVPAPPAAPAPSVDPEKTVPAFSPVATTDPIAGPRGTRAMVRPQAAPVPPPAPAPPREDLKTFVQRRPVVLWAVIATLVVALVGAGVWWFSVGEDAADSIAIPPVAGLDQATAEKTLHDAGLSVTVTRQFSDTVAAGKAIGSDPQAGTSVQKSSSVTLVLSSGRPTVPDISPGTELAQAEAAVKAAGLTPRRDESIDTYSSTVPAGKVLVVDPKPGTQLTIGSPVRIGLSQGPPPSPVPSVVGLSRNEAFQRLREAGFEPYDAGTEFSADVPSGSVTRTTPAAGTTIDGHGDKRVGVFTSTAVQVPSVLGRPVQDAIQLLTDAGLQAEVKGRTRNFSIVVGQDPQPGEHVERGKKVKLQVFP
- a CDS encoding 2'-5' RNA ligase family protein, with translation MPVPDAQWLRRATKSAIVVPVPETDHLVTRHRRTVPAHVTVLYPFVAPRDIDAGTVADLEAALVGIEAFECEFSQVGWFGSEVVWLAPEPDEHFRALTHAVCERFPAHPPYGGEHPDTVPHLTVVDHRTGDAHTRRRAAAELAAALPVRAWIDRVHLVAGEDEHGPWRTVATFELPAPLQRPREAAEDYFAS